The sequence GTTTCATTGTACAAAAGAGTATTTTAATTTCCCTTGCTGCCCATGTTATAAAGATTTGAAGTCTTTTCATGTCAAAGTAATACTTCAATGTGTGTATCCATCCCCGTGTGAGTCCTTTGTTGTGCAGTTTCATATAGTTACTTATGGAACCATATTTTAGTCGCTTGCAGTATATGcagttgaagaaaaagatcATATATCAAATAACTTTGTATCCCTTTCAGCAAATACTAAATGCATTGAAAACAAGCATCTGATTGTTCATTGGCTTAAATAGTTTACACATGACTTGTGTTTATCATATTGAATTGAAAGTACCCATGCTTGtaagcaaacaaaaatttcGGTTTACTTTAAGCACTAGAATTAAGAATGTAAAAGCGAAGAAGATGGATCCTCAAGGCTGCAAAATAAAACTATAATAGAGGGAAAATGTTTCCAAACATCAAGACGTAGTATGAAAGTTTGGGCGAGTTATAGATTCATTTTATTCATATCTTTGTACATATATTTGTAGTGTGATCTACTAAATTTCTGTGCTGactctttctttatttactTTCTCTTGACAGATAAGGACTTAAATTACGACAATTTGGCCGCAGGTCTAAAGGCAGCTCTACAAAATGACAAATCTGTGTTTGATGTGGATCGTCTTCAGAAGTACACTGGTACTTATTTTCTTGAACGCATATCTCTTATGCCCATACAGATGTTATTTCACATCCAATGTGAGGTGCACACAAATTGGGATATATATCAAGTTTACTTCGTGGTCCCTGGTAGAAGAAAAACGATTAATAATAATAGGACAGAGAGATCAAATAATAGGGAGACTCTTGACTctgtaaaaattcaaatttatggACAAGGATTGAGCTCTTGTAAACATGTTTTGGCACTTGTAAATCCTACATTTTGGCTTTGTAACGCTCTTCTACTGAATAGTAATTTGATTGTTATCGTTTCTGTTATAAGGTCCTGAACTACGGGAGCTGTTGAAATGGCCTTTTGGCACTTTTAAATCCTATATTTTGACTTTGTAACACTCTTCTACTGAATATTAATTTGATTGAAATCGTTTCTGTTATAAGGTCCTGAACTACGGGAGCTGTTGAAATGGCCTAGGCCACTACCTCTGGAGGATGAGAGAGTTCGTTTGTTGCATGAGGTGAAATTTACCTTTACATTTATAGaagtttttattcttcaagtTTTATGTTGTTTGATTTCTTGATTAGTCTGGTTCTGGAACTAATGATTTGACGTAACCTAAAATCCAAATTGTTAACTTTTGTGGCCTAGGTTGGGTTTGAGCTGGAGAGAAGCTTTGATGGCAAGGCATCCAATCTTGTGGAGTCCTGTGGAAAATCAGCTGTTAAGCTTGTAGCTCTTGTTACTCGTCACTTTCCTGGTATATTTTAGggttgaaaatatttttttatggctGCACAGTTTGTAGGGGTTATTCCCCAGGAAACAAGCATATTGACTGTCATTAGTTAAACTTTCTAGGTTTCCGAGACCACTCAGTATACAAAGGCCACCAAGTATTCTTGTATAAAAGAGCGCAGATATTTGCAGCAGATTTATGGGGTGCATTTGGTGGCCAAGGATATGGAGAATTTTATGACATTGGCTCAATTACTATTATGGCGGATTATATTGTTCCAGCTGTGCTTCGGCAGCTTGGTGTACTGAAATATAGTGCGACCCTTGCCAGCACGATTGAGGCTAATAGTCAAATAGATGCAGGCAGTGAGGAGGAAGTTGAATTACGGGCTTGCTCCATATATGCTGTGGAGAAAATGAAGGAGTTGATCAGCATGAAATCAGGGAAGCAGGTACGATTAAAGACTATTGCCTGGAGCAGTTCCAATTAGCTTATTTTCCGTTGTGGTCCTAGTgtgttatgttttatttatgaattttagagTCTTCTCATGGCTACATTTATGTAATAAAACATtcagattatttattttatctgTAAGTGTCCTGCATCAGTTTTGTTCCCACCATAGTGAATTGTGTTTGGGCCCTTTTGTTCCTCTGCATTTGAAACTAGGATAAACTTGTATCTTCTTGAATCTGTagattttcattttccttttctctacCATCACTACTCAGTCCCTTTTTCCTAATATGATTGTTCTACTTGTGGGGTTTCTTTTTCAGGTGCTGAGTATTGAGTTAGACCTTTGGCTTTGGTCTTTTGGCATTCAGTGTCCTGCTCTGCAACATCATAGGACACTCTCTATATATTATTAAGTGGACCATATTCTATCGTACCCCTTTGCTATATAATTGTTACTTGGATAAAGGaaatattttggatttgaagTTTCAAGTTAAAGTCTTTGGATGAGCTTGATAAACAATTTCTGACATCCTGTTTTCTTTTAGAAGTGTTGCTGCTTTTTGCATATTCCAACTAATTTTACTGTTGAACTAATGAAGATCAATATATAATGTTATGGTAACTAAGTGATTTACCGTATGTGTCACTTTTTATTCTGATTTTAGTGAACATATAAAATTTGATGAATGTGGCAGCAGGTGTTTGACTAGTTCAATTTGATGCAtgctttttgtttatattgtgTTATAAATCCACTGAATCTCACATCATGTGAGTGTCAACACAACTCCTGCAGGTGTTTGTTCCTCAGCTTGGTTTGTATTCTGTAAAGCCTACCATCCATGTAAAATTATATCATGGATCTGATCTATCCTTAGAATGTTAATTCTGTGTTGACAACCTGCATGTTTGTTAAGTTAGCCAATTTTagatatgaatgcaatatatATGAAATGCAATAAGGTTTCAATACACACAGAAGCATTCATAAACTTGTTATATATAGGCTCTTTTGATGATGAGTGGTGAAAATCAACCATAAGATGCAGGCTTGCAAAAATTATTGCCAATATAAGTCAATGTGTAAGTGGACTCAGCTGATTAGAACTTAGAATTAGCAACTTGGTTGACATCGGAGTGATGACAAAATGGCTAAGAGCATGGTTTATGCATGAAGTGATAGGCTAAATAGTGTTGAATTTTTCTGCACGATTTATTCATGATCTTTTCCCCTGTGTGCAATGTGTTTGTGTTGCTTATATAGAATTTGGATGGTTTACTTTGACAATTCAGTTCTACTTTCTGTATATCCCAGTACATGCATGACTTGGTAGGCATGGAAGATACAGGCAAAGTGTCTACTTTTATTTACTGAGCGCTCTTGACAATAGTTATGTTGCTGAGCTAGGGTTCCTTGTAGTTGCCAAATTTCCATCATAAGTACATTTCAGGACATCTGGTTTCCTCACTATCCGAGGCCCAACTGGCACCTTGTTTGCTCTTGGACGTATATCCTGTGCATATGTACGTTTGTCATTTGTAGAGAGAATGATTTGAACATATCAGCAGGCTTTATGACAATCATTACTGTTCACTAGAGTAATTTCTTGTGAGTTTTGTAACAGGAAAGAATATCGACTCTCCTTATGCATGAAAAAGTTTTTGATCGATTTCAAAGGTCTATCAATAGCTTATACATTGAGGGATCATCTAAGTTACAAGTAAAATGGAAGTTTACTGTGTATTTGAGTTATTATATGTTGTGAATTGTGATACTTTTGTTTTGCCTGTAAGAGctcatttttccttcttgaaTCATGTAATTATTGTGAAACAAATTAGGAGAGAAGACTCTTATTTACATTTGTATCTATGAATAGAATGCAATCTATGGCATTAAGCATATAGATATGTAGCTATTCAAATTTCAGTAATCTGACTAGGCAGTTTAAAAAGCAACCTAGTATAACTTGAATCATTTGTAGATGGTAAAGTACTATAAAGGTAATATATTATTGTTAGTGGGTTGGCCAGAAATAGATACCTGGTCAAAGATAGCTGTTGGGATTGCTAAGGTTGCAATGGCATTGGGAGAGTCCACTATTCCAGAAATTCTTCCCTCACATGGGCAGCATGACAACAGAAGGTAGCTCTGATACATGACAGGTCCTAGATCAGTAATGAAGACTACAATAGCATGCATGGCATGTTATTGTATGTGGtatggagagagaaaaaaaacctGCTCTTTGGAGTATCCAAATTTAGAGAGGTAGTCAATAGCATTCAGTACTGCACGCTTATAAGCAACAGTTGCATCTAGGTAATGCTGCTTCCCACTCTCATCAACACTGATGCCCTCAAACACCAACCATTCTGAAAATCTTGGCTCGACAGGGCCTATCTCAAAGATTGGGTTCACATGAAGAGGAGTGGGCCCCATTGGTGTAAGGTATTCTTTCATTCCATCCCTTATAATTTCACACCTAATAACAGGATTATATAGGATAAGctgttaattatattatatatatctatatgttgtgtgtgtgtgtgcgcgcgcGCGTATACGGGTGTGGCATGTTATGCCACATTCTATTGTGAAAGTAGAAAGTTTAGTTTTAACCAGCTCCAGCCTTTGCTCAACAAAGCCTCTAGTTTGACTACAGAAATGTTAAGAGATGAGGTGTGAAATTTTTACTTGAGCTCCAGGAAACCACTCATCTCAATTGCTCCACAGAATGAAATTTCACCGTCGCCCTGGGAAAAGTGCATGTCACCAGTGCTAAGATTTGCTCCTTCAATGAATACTGGAAGGTGTATCTTTGAACCACTACTAAGATTTTTAATGTCACAATTgccaccattttctcttccTGGAATTGTTCTTGCAGCCTCCAAGGCTATCTTTTCCCATTCAGGAGTGCCCTCCTTGATCTATGTATGAACACAACATGTTAGTATAATTAGATTTTAGGGATAGAAGTTGAACATCATGACTATTGTATCTCCGTGCAGTAGGCTGCAGAATTTTACTTTTAGTATGCAGCAAAGCTATTATGGAAATTTAGTCCTGTTGCAAGGTTTTTCATCATTATTTTGTTTCCCTAACAAGTTTTCAATTTAGCATACCCCTCCGAGGACGCAACCTTTTGTTGATGGTAGGTTAGCCAATGGTCGTTGATGCAAAACCTCACATAGTTTCATAGAGTTGAGTCCATTTTCTTCAAGTTCTCTCTCCCTTTCATTCCATATATTCAGGAGTTCCATCGATGGTGCTGTTCCAACTATTCCGGGGTGGGTTAAACCTGGGAATCTCACTCCTGCCATGCATGTAAAATTATGTCAGTACCAAAAATTATAGCCCCACTTTGTGCTTATTTTATAGGCTTAATTAAAAGCTTGGAGGAGGACCTTTATGAATCTTTTCATAACATTACTGGcacaagaaaaggaaatggtTGATAATTCACCTGGTATTTGAGGTGAGTACGCATATATCCCTTCAAAGTACCAAATAGCTTTGGTTGCACAAGGAAAATGGTCAGTGAGAAAACCCCCTCCATTTTCTCTGTCAAATGTTGCTGTGAAACCCCATTCATCTCCAGGGAGAGGACCCAGGTTGCATATCTCAACTGCCAGAAGATCACCTGGCTTTGCTGGAGTGCCATCCTTGTCCAAAACTCTAATTGGCCCACTAAGATAATGAACCTGGAGCAGTTTAAAACTTATTATCTTTAACATTAAATCACCATTCCAGATGTTCTAGTTGTCCATACTACTGATACATTATATTGGTAGTGTCTTCAGATCAGGATAGTAGGGTTTAGTATATAACATGTTTGACCTGTTATAGGAGTTTCTTTTGGTTTAAAAACTTACTTTAGTGTTGTTTGTATATTCATAAACTTGAACTAAaagtgtttgtttttgttgaataaGATAAAATCATACTTACAGTTGAGAGGTCTATAGATTTTATATCTAGTGCAGAGTCATCATCTTTAATAGAACCTCCAGTCCAGTCAACCATCTCTACTCTAAAGACCTCACCAGTTTTAACCTCAGCCACTGGGGGTATGTGAGGGTGCCAACGATTGTGAAGAGGTAGTTTTTGCTGCCATGGTTTGTTGTTCAAGTCTATTGGCACAACTAGTCTTGGAGTCGTAGGAGCCATAGATGAAATAATGGAAAAACAGGGAGCGTAAGGATGTATGTTTTATATACTTGTTAGGCCAAAACAACAGCATCCAttggaggaagaggaagaggaagaggaaggacGTTGACGTCAATACAATTGTTGGATGACAAATGGGACTGACATGTTTTTCCAAGGGTCCCCCATCTAGCTTTTTCCAATATAGGACAAATACAATACAACACAACATTTTtgcttattttaatttggctGACAAATCAAAGCATTACAAGTTGGCTTTTTAGGTCCAATGCTCCCTCAACTTACAGTTCCATTTTCGTCCCTCAATTCGCAAAATGGTTGTGGTGGTCCCATAACTCCATTTCCAGGAGCATCTTCAACAAACTTTTCATCCTCTCATCTCTAGCTATTTCAgctaaaaagaaggaaaattctCCTCCAACAGACTCTCTATTTGGCTCTCTATTTTGGAGAACCAACTTTTGGTTCTCTACATCTAacaaggaggagagagaatttgacctggaggagagagaaagagagagagagagagagagagggagagatttGAGAGGTTGGTGGGTTGGGTTTctacttattttttaatatattggatttgtaaaagaaagagaaagagaataataataaaatattttaaattagacAAAATAGAGAACATAAAGTGGTTTGCTATAATAGCTTTATATCCATTTTAACTAGTGTTTCGCTAATGGTTAAAACTGTATTTCATCTCTAAGATGCACATGGAAGAACAGCAGCCACCAAAATCCTCCACACACCCAACCCCCAATACCCAACCCTCCTACCACCTCCTCCGTCTCTCTCCAACCTCCCCTTGTATTGGATTCGTAATGGGTATATGGGTGAGAAGTGGAGGAATTGGATGGTCGGTCTTAAGGGAGTGGGGTCGTGTGGGAATTTGAAGGATTGGGGCTGCTGCGGGAGGTCGTTTTAAGGGGGTGGTTGGTGGTGGAGTTGAGGCTGAGTGAGGTAAGGGAAGGAATAATGAAGGAGGTCGGGCGGGTTGTGATTGTTGCGGACTTGTCCAGGTACAAAATGGTGGCGTGGGTCGTGGAGCTGGTGAGAGTGATGGTGTTAGGCTTGAAATGACTGTTTAGACtcaaatttaacagaaaatctAACGTAGGACTAATGTTGCTAACGGAAGTGGAGTTGAGGGACCACCACAAATGCAACTCGAGTGTAAGTTGAGGGACCATTGGACCTAAAAGGCCTTACAAGTTTGTAGACGTGGCAATAGGAATCAGAGTTGTTTGGATGTGTATCTGCAGAATAAAATCCTTCTGCCTTGTTCATTTTCCTGTTCTCATAGATATTACCTAGAAACATGTAGAGTTGCTACTTAGGTGTGTCCCTCAATGGAATTTTTGTTGAAACTCAAACGAAAGGTAAAACATGcaattgaaagaaaatcataaGTTTTGAACAATGAAGAAATGATTCGTAACTCCTATAGAATCTGTCATGGAAAAACTGATTGTGTTGGACTTCAAATAATTGATTATGTCTGGTCAAAATTAGAACTGCATGATACTCTGCTCACACCATTGATATCATTTCTTCTATGCTCTTCCAAACTTTATGCAACAGAAGTGGAAAATATGCAAAACACACAAAAGGGGAACTTACAATGGAGGGATTGGCATGTTTGATGTCCTCTGCTGTGTATTCTTTGGTAATACCACCTCCACTAAAATCCACCATTTCGACTCGAAAAACATCTCCAACTGTAACTTCTGCCACCGGTGGTATGTCCGGGTGCCATCGGTTGTGAAGTGGAAGCTTCTGTTCCCATGGTTTCTTCTTCACATCTATAGGCACAACCAGTCTTGGTCCATAAGATGCCATAACTATGTCCAAGTTTTgctgttttgattttgatgaaggCAATTGGGAAAGGTAAGATAAAAAGATGCAAAGATTCCTTGTTGTGGCTGAAGTCATCAAATGCAGCTTTCATCTTGAGATGGAGTTTGACAGCCCTGATAGGTACACCACTTAATaatacttttcttttcattcaaGTGGGTGGACCACATTGAGCTGATTGAAATTTTGTCAAGTTTCTTTTGTGCTCATGTTATATGAAAAGCCATGAGAGATGTAACACCAGAGTTCTAACTGGTGCCATTGCCTGAGAATAAGAACTTTCTGCTCTGGTGCACTGTCAAAAGTTTTAGCCACTGATTAAAGAATAATCCCTGTACTGGGAAACTTTATTTTGATCTATGTGGTTAATTTTTATTGGTCTTTGATTTCATTCCAACATCGTACACCTTGATTTAACACCTAAAAGTTTGAAACTCTACTGCAGCAGATGCCAATCCGATTGGTTTAGGGGCCAATTGACTATCACAAATTGGCTTGAAGGGGGAAACATTTCTCGATTAAGGTGCTACTTATCCATCATCATGGTTCTGAGATGGGAAATTGGCTTTAAGCTAACCCAAGTTGCCTTCTTAGGGGACCCCACAAATTGGAATCTTCAGGATTTTgctgcatttttcttttatttattattacttgagcttttgtttgttcttACAGAGGAAATTTGCTGCTCTCCTTTACTTGATTGCTGGTCCCAACAGCTGTTTGTAGGGCTTTGTAATAATTTCATTAGGGTCACATTAGTACTTAGGATTCGATTCGATTAAATAATTCACAAAATTTAAGGCATGTTGAAGTAAGAAATGAAGGTAGAGTTAaagatttttttcattttggggaATAAAAGGGATCAGAATGTATTAGCAAATGTTGATATCCTAGTATTTTTCGCAAACTGAAATGGACAAAATTTAAGTGTCGGAATCCATTTCTTCCTTTAATATGCCTTTAAATTTAGTGAGTTATTCaaacaaattggaaacttGGCCTAGAATTATGGTATACAAACTGCTGCCATAGTATTAATGGCATAATTACATTAGACTAAGGGAATCCTATGTCAATGAACATGTTACTTCAAGTTTAGGACCATTGTCGTCATTTTCATGACTGTCAACAatatccctttttttttcttaaatggtGCAATGCCTCTTATCCCAATAAATGATAAGGGTATGTTTATGGTGTCAATTATATCATAATATGTGAAATATTAGGAACTAATAATAAATTGAGTTGGTGTAGCATCTGGATGAATACTTGATCATAATACTAACATTATCCCCATACGAAATAACAATTAAGTTAGGTATGTGTACGGAATTGGACTTTTTGTCAAATGACCTTATCTATGTACTGTAGATGAGGTCATtaattcaccaaaaacaaaagctccATTTGTTATGTTGTGACTGACGAATAGGACTACAGTCTCTAATTGTGTCCCCACCTACAAAGCCACTGATTGTTGATTATTTGTTTTGGAGAAAAGCTACACCGTTGGTTCGTGGTTGATTGTAAGTcgttaataaatataaatataagatTAAACCACAATTATTAACAACAAAAAGGCACTTACACGCGGACGATTAGCAAAGCTCATTTGTTCTTCCAAATCAGCTTTGAATAAGCTAATCCACATTGATGGATGGAGAGAACCCAATGCTTTAATTTCTATATCAAGTATTTCTGAAATAAAATTGATGCAAAACTGCATgtcttaattttctatttcaaatttatatcaTGTATTTGTTTGCTGCTGCAATCATCCATATTGCAAGCAATGCATTTAAAATGAGGCCATTGTCAGTCTGGATTCTAAAACTTTAAATTGGCGGTTC comes from Prunus dulcis chromosome 6, ALMONDv2, whole genome shotgun sequence and encodes:
- the LOC117632166 gene encoding queuosine salvage protein-like, whose translation is MDDVRASSAWVASHSSHVVVDSSGIEKVAETIDTIPKVNWDFEGIHYFDNGPLTVQYLFVLDALNFCFWPDKDLNYDNLAAGLKAALQNDKSVFDVDRLQKYTGPELRELLKWPRPLPLEDERVRLLHEVGFELERSFDGKASNLVESCGKSAVKLVALVTRHFPGFRDHSVYKGHQVFLYKRAQIFAADLWGAFGGQGYGEFYDIGSITIMADYIVPAVLRQLGVLKYSATLASTIEANSQIDAGSEEEVELRACSIYAVEKMKELISMKSGKQVLSIELDLWLWSFGIQCPALQHHRTLSIYY
- the LOC117631949 gene encoding formamidase-like isoform X1 encodes the protein MTSATTRNLCIFLSYLSQLPSSKSKQQNLDIVMASYGPRLVVPIDVKKKPWEQKLPLHNRWHPDIPPVAEVTVGDVFRVEMVDFSGGGITKEYTAEDIKHANPSIVHYLSGPIRVLDKDGTPAKPGDLLAVEICNLGPLPGDEWGFTATFDRENGGGFLTDHFPCATKAIWYFEGIYAYSPQIPGVRFPGLTHPGIVGTAPSMELLNIWNERERELEENGLNSMKLCEVLHQRPLANLPSTKGCVLGGIKEGTPEWEKIALEAARTIPGRENGGNCDIKNLSSGSKIHLPVFIEGANLSTGDMHFSQGDGEISFCGAIEMSGFLELKCEIIRDGMKEYLTPMGPTPLHVNPIFEIGPVEPRFSEWLVFEGISVDESGKQHYLDATVAYKRAVLNAIDYLSKFGYSKEQSYLLLSCCPCEGRISGIVDSPNAIATLAIPTAIFDQDIRPRANKVPVGPRIVRKPDVLKCTYDGNLATTRNPSSAT
- the LOC117631949 gene encoding formamidase-like isoform X2 — encoded protein: MAPTTPRLVVPIDLNNKPWQQKLPLHNRWHPHIPPVAEVKTGEVFRVEMVDWTGGSIKDDDSALDIKSIDLSTVHYLSGPIRVLDKDGTPAKPGDLLAVEICNLGPLPGDEWGFTATFDRENGGGFLTDHFPCATKAIWYFEGIYAYSPQIPGVRFPGLTHPGIVGTAPSMELLNIWNERERELEENGLNSMKLCEVLHQRPLANLPSTKGCVLGGIKEGTPEWEKIALEAARTIPGRENGGNCDIKNLSSGSKIHLPVFIEGANLSTGDMHFSQGDGEISFCGAIEMSGFLELKCEIIRDGMKEYLTPMGPTPLHVNPIFEIGPVEPRFSEWLVFEGISVDESGKQHYLDATVAYKRAVLNAIDYLSKFGYSKEQSYLLLSCCPCEGRISGIVDSPNAIATLAIPTAIFDQDIRPRANKVPVGPRIVRKPDVLKCTYDGNLATTRNPSSAT